The Flavobacterium sp. 140616W15 sequence GCCATAGTGTTGCTTTTTTTAATGAAACCATTTAAATATAAAAAATACTAATTTTTGACTTTGTCATTATGAAGAAACTTTTTTTGCTTTTTTTATTTATCTCCATCTCTTCTTTTTCACAAGAAATTGCATTACTAAAATATAGTGGTGGTGGTGATTGGTATGCAAATCCTACTTCATTACCTAATTTGATAAAGTTTTGTAATGCAAATATTAATACCCGAATTAAAGCAAAACCAGGAACTGTAGAGCCGAGTAATCCAGATTTACTATCCTACCCTTTTGTTCATATGACTGGTCACGGAAATGTTGTTTTTAGCGATGCCGATGTCACAAATCTTCGCAATTATTTATATGGCGGAGGATTTCTTCATATTGATGACAACTATGGAATGGATCAGTACATTCGAAAAGAAATTAAAAAAATATTTCCAAATAATGATTTGATTGAACTTCCAGCCAATCATGCTATGTTTCAGAAGCCATTTCTTTTCCCTGCGGGCTTACCAAAAATTCATGAGCACGACGGAAAAAGACCTCAGGCATTTGGTGTTTTCATCGAAAACAAACTTGTATTGCTTTATACCTTCCAATGTGATCTTGGTGATGGCTGGGAAGATGCAGAAGTACATAACGACCCACTCGAAGTACGCCAAAAAGCATTAAAAATGGGTGCAAACATTATCAATTATATCTTTACCAATTAAAATAAATCAAGTGCAATTAACACACGAAGAAATACAATTCGAAAGAAAAAATTTTCCAATAACTTTAGTTTGCGATCATATTTATTTTCAGCAAAACATTGGCTCTCTTTTAGAATAAGTGAAGCTTTTGGAGTTGAAAACATTATTTTTTTAGGAAAAGATATTCCTCTAAATCCAAGAAAAATCAATAAAACTTCAAGAAGCACTCATCTTCATGTTCCTCACATTGTAATTGAAGATACTAATGAGCTTATCGATCATTTACTTCAAAATAATTTTGAAATTATTGCTTTAGAAATTGCAAGCAATAGCAAACCCTTAAACGAAGTAAAAATACCTCAAAATCAAAAAATAGCTCTTTTAATTGGAAGTGAAATTGATGGAATTTCGACTGATCTTTTAAAAATTTCAAACCAAATTGTTCATATTAATATGTTTGGAAAAAACAGTAGCATGAATGTTGTTCAAGCTGCCAGTATAGCTTTATATGAATTAACTTCTTTGTAAAGTTAAACTTCTTAAGAGCAATGGCATTTTCGATAAAAAAAGAAGACGTAATTAAATATTAACCTGATGAATTGAGATCTTTCAATTTATATACTCATGAATGGATTGATAATTTAAACTTCACATTCAAACCTCAAGACTTTTTGCCAGATTCAGGTTCATACATACAAGTAGCAAAAAAATTATTCAAAAATGCTGGTTGGAATGGAGATGGTGAAATACAACTCATTTGGGTACCTCCTTTTATGCTTTCGTCTGGATTTACTCTAAATGAAGAAGCATTAGGGATGATAATATGGCATGTTAAACAGGAAGGAGATGGAATTTCATGGTTGTTTTCACCTAAAAAAAATTTCCTCCAATTAGACATTAAAATGCTTTATAAATTCTCTAAACTGATTTTCTAAAAAAAACTTCACAAATAACACAAAAATTAACATTATAACTCTCACTAAAGACAACAAAGCAAGAATTTTCCTTATAATTTACAATGTTATTTTTTTGTAAGAACTACGCCATACAAGGGATTGCAAAATTCTGACAAACAAAATAATAATAAAATTTTGCCTGTTAAAATATTTGTTATAAAATTGTGTTAATTATTAACTAAGCTAAAATTTTATAACAAAACCCCAAACTATTATGAA is a genomic window containing:
- a CDS encoding DUF4159 domain-containing protein, whose product is MKKLFLLFLFISISSFSQEIALLKYSGGGDWYANPTSLPNLIKFCNANINTRIKAKPGTVEPSNPDLLSYPFVHMTGHGNVVFSDADVTNLRNYLYGGGFLHIDDNYGMDQYIRKEIKKIFPNNDLIELPANHAMFQKPFLFPAGLPKIHEHDGKRPQAFGVFIENKLVLLYTFQCDLGDGWEDAEVHNDPLEVRQKALKMGANIINYIFTN
- a CDS encoding TrmH family RNA methyltransferase: MRSYLFSAKHWLSFRISEAFGVENIIFLGKDIPLNPRKINKTSRSTHLHVPHIVIEDTNELIDHLLQNNFEIIALEIASNSKPLNEVKIPQNQKIALLIGSEIDGISTDLLKISNQIVHINMFGKNSSMNVVQAASIALYELTSL